From one Bombyx mori chromosome 5, ASM3026992v2 genomic stretch:
- the LOC101741688 gene encoding uncharacterized protein LOC101741688 has protein sequence MTKFLSVCLAVCVFSGTSHGVSTKLNFSGEETSAVTNSSKAEDEDVEVKHTIIVSTKLRNNNRRGIHGFDDDRGVIKTLSYDNNNKRKDDSGEVPIIAGYKAVETTQIRAPDTRYKNTEYPESTLVNRNIRDQYDLYPSVAMNPSQWRPSSIYSNINWNQGVPYNIGRNADRAAYENKLHRRIAENSVKDFYCKKCMELSNGLGLGGCAQQINNWKQETTTTKIKLDGKLAKLN, from the exons ATGACGAagtttctgtctgtctgtttggcTGTTTGTG TTTTCTCCGGTACCAGTCATGGTGTTTCAACAAAACTGAACTTTAGCGGCGAAGAAACTTCAGCTGTCACGAATTCAAGTAAAGCAGAAGACGAAGACGTTGAAGTAAAGCACACTATTATAGTATCAACTAAACTGAGGAATAACAACAGAAGAGGAATTCACGGTTTTGATGATG ATAGGGGTGTAATCAAGACGTTGTCATacgacaataacaataaaaggaAAGATGATAGCGGTGAAGTACCAATCATAGCCGGTTACAAAGCTGTCGAGACTACTCAAATTAGAGCGCCTGATACAAGATATAAAAATACAGAATATCCAGAATCGACGCTCGTCAATCGTAACATACGAGATCAATACGATTTATATCCTAGTGTAGCTATGAATCCGTCGCAGTGGAGACCTTCAAGCATTTACAGTAACATCAATTGGAACCAGGGCGTGCCTTACAACATCGGTAGAAATGCTGATAGAGCAGCATATGAGAATAAATTGCATAGAAGAATAGCTGAAAATAGCGTCAAAGATTTTTATTGTAAGAAATGCATGGAGCTGTCGAATGGACTGGGCTTAGGAGGATGTGCACAGCAAATAAATAATTGGAAACaagaaacaacaacaacaaagatTAAGTTAGACGGTAAATTGGCGAAATTAAACTAA
- the LOC101741178 gene encoding uncharacterized protein LOC101741178 isoform X4, with product MRNILMVCAICLVLAVGNALPNNRGVGAFAYQDSSGNRPFFRFTPIRTKSFFPYTPLRFEPFRPFPSYPQRAFSSNIEAQRLAFEAAQKAFDLTSNQAGYIPGFDRFPIFNFPSPGFTDEQFPAMQNYPNQFGAFAGAAAGPGFSHQVASINPPNPNMPNVNKYTSYSGAQPNDGNQFVSVSSSSYSSSVNDNGEVKNHRAAETVVNNNGKVTKYKVEN from the exons ATGAGGAATATATTAATGGTTTGTGCCATTTGTTTGGTGTTGGCTGTTGGAAACG ctCTACCCAACAACAGGGGAGTCGGTGCCTTCGCGTATCAAGATTCATCAGGCAATAG ACCATTTTTCAGATTCACCCCCATCAGGACGAAGTCATTCTTTCCATACACACCACTACGTTTCGAACCATTCAGACCATTTCCATCATATCCACAGAG GGCGTTCAGCTCGAACATCGAGGCCCAAAGGCTGGCGTTCGAAGCCGCTCAAAAAGCGTTCGATTTGACATCGAACCAGGCTGGTTATATTCCCGGTTTTGACAGGTTCCCGATATTTAATTTCCCATCGCCCGGATTCACCGACGAACAGTTCCCCGCGATGCAGAACTATCCGAATCAGTTCGGCGCGTTCGCCGGAGCCGCGGCTGGCCCGGGTTTCAGTCACCAAGTTGCTTCCATTAATCCCCCTAATCCG AACATGCCCAATGTGAACAAGTACACGAGCTATTCAGGTGCTCAGCCAAATGACGGTAATCAATTCGTCAGTGTCTCGTCTTCTTCGTACTCCTCGTCTGTGAACGACAACGGAGAGGTCAAGAATCACAGAGCTGCAGAAACAGTTGTCAATAACAACGGAAAAGTCACCAAGTATAAAGTCGAAAACTAA
- the LOC101741178 gene encoding uncharacterized protein LOC101741178 isoform X2 — protein MRNILMVCAICLVLAVGNALPNNRGVGAFAYQDSSGNRYGGTYGLKDGAVVDKQGDFPPNFQPESFQDLDYFFPEYFRNFENLLREAFSSNIEAQRLAFEAAQKAFDLTSNQAGYIPGFDRFPIFNFPSPGFTDEQFPAMQNYPNQFGAFAGAAAGPGFSHQVASINPPNPNMPNVNKYTSYSGAQPNDGNQFVSVSSSSYSSSVNDNGEVKNHRAAETVVNNNGKVTKYKVEN, from the exons ATGAGGAATATATTAATGGTTTGTGCCATTTGTTTGGTGTTGGCTGTTGGAAACG ctCTACCCAACAACAGGGGAGTCGGTGCCTTCGCGTATCAAGATTCATCAGGCAATAGGTACGGCGGTACATACGGCCTGAAAGACGGGGCTGTCGTCGACAAACAAGGCGACTTTCCTCCAAATTTCCAACCCGAGTCCTTCCAAGACTTGGATTATTTCTTCCCTGAATATTTTAGAAACTTCGAAAACCTGTTACGAGA GGCGTTCAGCTCGAACATCGAGGCCCAAAGGCTGGCGTTCGAAGCCGCTCAAAAAGCGTTCGATTTGACATCGAACCAGGCTGGTTATATTCCCGGTTTTGACAGGTTCCCGATATTTAATTTCCCATCGCCCGGATTCACCGACGAACAGTTCCCCGCGATGCAGAACTATCCGAATCAGTTCGGCGCGTTCGCCGGAGCCGCGGCTGGCCCGGGTTTCAGTCACCAAGTTGCTTCCATTAATCCCCCTAATCCG AACATGCCCAATGTGAACAAGTACACGAGCTATTCAGGTGCTCAGCCAAATGACGGTAATCAATTCGTCAGTGTCTCGTCTTCTTCGTACTCCTCGTCTGTGAACGACAACGGAGAGGTCAAGAATCACAGAGCTGCAGAAACAGTTGTCAATAACAACGGAAAAGTCACCAAGTATAAAGTCGAAAACTAA
- the LOC101741178 gene encoding uncharacterized protein LOC101741178 isoform X3 translates to MRNILMVCAICLVLAVGNALPNNRGVGAFAYQDSSGNRYGGTYGLKDGAVVDKQGDFPPNFQPESFQDLDYFFPEYFRNFENLLREPFFRFTPIRTKSFFPYTPLRFEPFRPFPSYPQRFPIFNFPSPGFTDEQFPAMQNYPNQFGAFAGAAAGPGFSHQVASINPPNPNMPNVNKYTSYSGAQPNDGNQFVSVSSSSYSSSVNDNGEVKNHRAAETVVNNNGKVTKYKVEN, encoded by the exons ATGAGGAATATATTAATGGTTTGTGCCATTTGTTTGGTGTTGGCTGTTGGAAACG ctCTACCCAACAACAGGGGAGTCGGTGCCTTCGCGTATCAAGATTCATCAGGCAATAGGTACGGCGGTACATACGGCCTGAAAGACGGGGCTGTCGTCGACAAACAAGGCGACTTTCCTCCAAATTTCCAACCCGAGTCCTTCCAAGACTTGGATTATTTCTTCCCTGAATATTTTAGAAACTTCGAAAACCTGTTACGAGA ACCATTTTTCAGATTCACCCCCATCAGGACGAAGTCATTCTTTCCATACACACCACTACGTTTCGAACCATTCAGACCATTTCCATCATATCCACAGAG GTTCCCGATATTTAATTTCCCATCGCCCGGATTCACCGACGAACAGTTCCCCGCGATGCAGAACTATCCGAATCAGTTCGGCGCGTTCGCCGGAGCCGCGGCTGGCCCGGGTTTCAGTCACCAAGTTGCTTCCATTAATCCCCCTAATCCG AACATGCCCAATGTGAACAAGTACACGAGCTATTCAGGTGCTCAGCCAAATGACGGTAATCAATTCGTCAGTGTCTCGTCTTCTTCGTACTCCTCGTCTGTGAACGACAACGGAGAGGTCAAGAATCACAGAGCTGCAGAAACAGTTGTCAATAACAACGGAAAAGTCACCAAGTATAAAGTCGAAAACTAA
- the LOC101741178 gene encoding uncharacterized protein LOC101741178 isoform X5, with the protein MRNILMVCAICLVLAVGNALPNNRGVGAFAYQDSSGNRYGGTYGLKDGAVVDKQGDFPPNFQPESFQDLDYFFPEYFRNFENLLREFPIFNFPSPGFTDEQFPAMQNYPNQFGAFAGAAAGPGFSHQVASINPPNPNMPNVNKYTSYSGAQPNDGNQFVSVSSSSYSSSVNDNGEVKNHRAAETVVNNNGKVTKYKVEN; encoded by the exons ATGAGGAATATATTAATGGTTTGTGCCATTTGTTTGGTGTTGGCTGTTGGAAACG ctCTACCCAACAACAGGGGAGTCGGTGCCTTCGCGTATCAAGATTCATCAGGCAATAGGTACGGCGGTACATACGGCCTGAAAGACGGGGCTGTCGTCGACAAACAAGGCGACTTTCCTCCAAATTTCCAACCCGAGTCCTTCCAAGACTTGGATTATTTCTTCCCTGAATATTTTAGAAACTTCGAAAACCTGTTACGAGA GTTCCCGATATTTAATTTCCCATCGCCCGGATTCACCGACGAACAGTTCCCCGCGATGCAGAACTATCCGAATCAGTTCGGCGCGTTCGCCGGAGCCGCGGCTGGCCCGGGTTTCAGTCACCAAGTTGCTTCCATTAATCCCCCTAATCCG AACATGCCCAATGTGAACAAGTACACGAGCTATTCAGGTGCTCAGCCAAATGACGGTAATCAATTCGTCAGTGTCTCGTCTTCTTCGTACTCCTCGTCTGTGAACGACAACGGAGAGGTCAAGAATCACAGAGCTGCAGAAACAGTTGTCAATAACAACGGAAAAGTCACCAAGTATAAAGTCGAAAACTAA
- the LOC101741178 gene encoding uncharacterized protein LOC101741178 isoform X1, with the protein MRNILMVCAICLVLAVGNALPNNRGVGAFAYQDSSGNRYGGTYGLKDGAVVDKQGDFPPNFQPESFQDLDYFFPEYFRNFENLLREPFFRFTPIRTKSFFPYTPLRFEPFRPFPSYPQRAFSSNIEAQRLAFEAAQKAFDLTSNQAGYIPGFDRFPIFNFPSPGFTDEQFPAMQNYPNQFGAFAGAAAGPGFSHQVASINPPNPNMPNVNKYTSYSGAQPNDGNQFVSVSSSSYSSSVNDNGEVKNHRAAETVVNNNGKVTKYKVEN; encoded by the exons ATGAGGAATATATTAATGGTTTGTGCCATTTGTTTGGTGTTGGCTGTTGGAAACG ctCTACCCAACAACAGGGGAGTCGGTGCCTTCGCGTATCAAGATTCATCAGGCAATAGGTACGGCGGTACATACGGCCTGAAAGACGGGGCTGTCGTCGACAAACAAGGCGACTTTCCTCCAAATTTCCAACCCGAGTCCTTCCAAGACTTGGATTATTTCTTCCCTGAATATTTTAGAAACTTCGAAAACCTGTTACGAGA ACCATTTTTCAGATTCACCCCCATCAGGACGAAGTCATTCTTTCCATACACACCACTACGTTTCGAACCATTCAGACCATTTCCATCATATCCACAGAG GGCGTTCAGCTCGAACATCGAGGCCCAAAGGCTGGCGTTCGAAGCCGCTCAAAAAGCGTTCGATTTGACATCGAACCAGGCTGGTTATATTCCCGGTTTTGACAGGTTCCCGATATTTAATTTCCCATCGCCCGGATTCACCGACGAACAGTTCCCCGCGATGCAGAACTATCCGAATCAGTTCGGCGCGTTCGCCGGAGCCGCGGCTGGCCCGGGTTTCAGTCACCAAGTTGCTTCCATTAATCCCCCTAATCCG AACATGCCCAATGTGAACAAGTACACGAGCTATTCAGGTGCTCAGCCAAATGACGGTAATCAATTCGTCAGTGTCTCGTCTTCTTCGTACTCCTCGTCTGTGAACGACAACGGAGAGGTCAAGAATCACAGAGCTGCAGAAACAGTTGTCAATAACAACGGAAAAGTCACCAAGTATAAAGTCGAAAACTAA